The genomic window GTTTTGGAAGAGGATAGATGTCTTTCCCCGGAGGAAGCTGAGACGCTGGAGGAGAAGATTCTGGAGAACATCAAGAAAGGGATGATAGAGCTCTACCTGACGCTCACTTTTGGAGAGGATGTTGGACTCGGGGAAAGCTAACCCCCATAAACCACGGGAAGGACTTTCAATGTATCCCCATCGCTTAGTGGATGGTCTTTTGAGACTTTTCTTTCGTTGAGGATTAAATGATGCTCCGAAGCGCTTATTCTCAGAGTATTGAGAACATCAGCAACAGTAGCTCCGTCTCTGACTTCCAGTTCAATCTCTGCACCATGTTTTAGGGCAAGCTCGCCATAGAGCCTAACCCGTATCTTCACGTTTGAGCTCCTCCAAAAACTGCTTTAGCTTTTCATATATCTCTTCAGGGGCTTCTTTTAAGGGTGAAGCCTTTATTTTGGGCTTTTCCAGTCCAATAATCAGTTTTTCAAAGAATTCGATGGCATTTTCTAGTGCCTCCTCCTCGGTGGCTCCAGGGGGGATGTCGTTGTCGAAGTAATACCAGCTATCGTTTTCCTTATCGTATAGAGCTAAACTTGGGAACCATTCCCCACATTCTCCCCCTATGCTGAGCTCAATCATGAGCTTGTCGTTTTCGAGAAAACCCTGCCTAAGCTTCTCACGCCACATATACTCCACCAGGAAAAAGGTGAGAAAAGAGAGTTTAAAAACTTTTAACACTTTTCAAACTCGACCTTTGTTGGAGTTGGATTGGCCAAGTTATCGGAAACCGGGCAGCGTTCCTCAACTTGCTCAAGCCACTTCTTGAGGGTTTCTTCATCAGCGTCTGTCTTTACTTTAACTTTGACTTTGATCTCTTTATATCCTGCTCTCTCGTTACCCTGTCCATAGAGCTTTCCGGGGTTGAAGACACCTTCAACCTCAACTTTCAGGTCTTCAATGTTTATTCCCATATCCTTGGCTACAAGAGTTGCGACAATATTGAAACATCCTGCAAGGGCTGCGAGAACGTAGTCTATTGGACTCGGGGCTTCCGTTCTGCCTACCAGTAAAGTGCGTGTAGGGTGTTAATTTCGTAACGGGTAGGCTTCCCTCCTCCCGTCTTCATCGGAGGGCTTTCGGGGGGAACGGGAACTCCCCACATCTTCAGGGCTTTCAAACGAATATTCCACGAGCCGACCACATCACGGTCAGCCTCAAAACCACAATTCGAGCACTTTAAAACCCTGTGCCCATTCGGGACTAGCTTCCCCCCACATATCGGACACAGGGATGAAGAGTAAGCAGGATCAACAAAAACGACACTCACACCCTTTAACTTGGCTTTATACTCGATAATGGATTGAAGCTTTCTAAAACTCCACCTGTGCAAGCGACCATTCAACTCAGCAGAGTATCTGACTGAGTCTCTAATATTAGTCAAATCCTCAAGGGCAATACAACCATAATTCTCTGCCAGTTCAACAATCTTGGTTGCTAACTTGTGATACAAGTCATTTAGTCTGTTCCTTTCTCTTTCGCCATACTTTTCCAAAAGCTCTTTTCTCTTTTTACCCGTTTTTAGCTTCTTCTGAATTCTCCTCCTCTTCAAGAAATAACCCGTTCTAATTTCCCTCTCGTGAGTAATGATCTGGATAAAGTTCCCATCTGGAAGGCTGAGGGTTACATTATTCTCGTTCAAGTCCACACCAACGACGGCTTTTGACTCTCTGACTTCAACTTCCTTTGAGAACACCACGTGGAGAAAAACTCCTTTTGGATTTTTAACCAGCCAGGCTTGTCCTATTTTCCACTCCCTAAACTTCTCGTGGTACTTTGCACGATAAAACTCCAGTTCCAGCCTTCTACTTGGAGTTGAGAGTTTAATAAATCCTCCTTCAATGTCGAGTTTGAAGAGGTGATCATCAAGCATTATCACTTTTTTCTTGAAAACAGGCTTTCCATTAGCTTTTCCTTTTCTCTTCCTCTTCCTGTAACTCTTGTAGATTGAGGTAGCCATTTGGCAGGCCGTGTAAATGTAGTGGCTTGGGAGTTCTGGGTACTGCTCCCGAAGGCTTTTGTACGTCTCTTTCTTCAACCGGTAGAAGCTCGTAATGTTGTTCTCAAAAACATAATCAAGGAGTAAATTTACAATATCAGAATAAAGGGAGAAGAGGTCTTCTAACCCTTCAGGTTCTGTTTTGAGTTTGAATTTTGCCGTGAGTTTAATAGTCTCTGAGGGCATTCTTTACCGCCTCGACAAGGCGTTTTTTCTTGTGAGAACGGGCACCATAGAGTTTTCCAGCAAAGGAAGTAACAATTGCTAACAAGTCCTCAACAAGTTCCTTTTCTGGCGTTTTCTCTTCATCATCAAAGATTACTTCAACCTCAACCCCGTGAGAGTTAAAGTATTGCTCAAGGTATTTGAATCCAAAGCGGGTGAGCCTGTCTTTGTACGTTATAACGACTTTTGTTATTTCCCCACTTTCAACGAGTTTGAAGAGTTGTTTCAGTCCTTTTCTATTCTCGTTTAGTCCTGAAGAAATGTCTGTGATGATTTTTGCAACTTGGTAGCCTTTTGATGCGCAGTAGTTTTTGAGGTATTCGACTTGTCTCTCAAGGTCTTGTTTTTGGTCTCGGCTTGAGACTCTGGCGTAAATTACAACCTTGTCGGGGATTTTGCCTTCGAGGAGTCTTTTAATCTCGCTTTCCGGGATGCGGTATTCTTTTCCAACCCTGTATGCTTTAATCTCTTCCGTCTTGATTTTCCTGATTAATGTTGGCTTGCTAATGCCAAGGAGCTGTGCCGCTTTTCCCGTCCTATAAAGCTTCATACTGCACACCCTTATTACAAACAATGACACAAAATATATAAACTTTACGATTTTAACCATTTAGAAAACAGCCCCTCCACCCGGGATTACGATAAGCTTTTCATTCCTGAAAGCCCAGATTGCCTTGGCTATGTCATCTCCAACCAGTTTGGCAATGCTCCTTATTGGAACGTCAACCAAAACGGAAATTTCACTGCCGAACTCCCTAAGCAGTCTTTCCCATACACTTTTGACGGCTTTGGTTTCGACTCCCTTGTTGAGAACCATGGCAATTATTTCTGCAAGAGGTGCCAGATGGAGGTAGGGAGGTCTATCCTCCGGTCGTTCATTCGTATCAGCCAGCTCAAGTATCCTATCGTGTACTCCCTTCTTTATAACCCCTCCGCAGACCTCGCATCTCCAGTTTAACCTCTTCGCATCTTCGAGACGGTATTTGGTATAACATTTCGAACATGCAGTTAGGTGATACTTTCCAAGCCTCGGGTCAAGTCCAGCGTTTAGGACTATTTTCCTCCCGCCCCGCTTTAGAATGGCCTTTTTAACTTCATCAAACGTCGCATCCTCAATCTCAAAGCGGTTGAACTCCCTCCCAAGTCTGTGAGGCATTGGAGAATGAGCATCGCTATTGCTCAGGTAGGTGAGTTTGTGGTGTGCTTTGATTCTATCCGCCATCTCAGAATCGGCAGAAAGCCCAAGTTCAAGGAAGTGGACCTTAGCGTCGCCATATGCCTCTTTGAGGCTGTTGTACTCCTTATAAAGGGCTGTCCATGGGGTAAATGAGTGGGCCGGGCCTATCAAAACGTCGAGTTCGTTAGCAAGGTCGGCTATCTCAGCCGCGCTTAGGTTCACATGAGATCTCCCCTCACTTTCAATATCTTTTGAATATGGTTTGAGCCTTTCCCTCATTTCTCTCACGGCATCAATTGAGGGAAAAATTAGCAAGTGGTGCACCCTTCTGTTGTCTTCAACCTCAGCCGTAAGGAGAAACCTCACACCTTTTATCTCGTAGCTTCCCCCATCTACTTTTTGAGCAGACCTTAAAAGTTCTTTCTCCCATTGAGGGTTTAAAATGTCTCCAGTCCCTACGATTCCGAGACCTTTGAGCTTTGCGTTCTCAGCCAGAAGAGGGAATGTCATTAACTTTGAGACTGCCTTGGAATAGCGGGAGTGGATGTGCAGATCAGCATCAACTATCATAAAAGCACCTCAAAAGAAAAGGAAAAATCAAAGGTAGCCTCTATCTTCTTCCTCATGGCCTGGTTGTGGAAGCTGCTGCTCAAACATCGCCCTCTGCATTTCTTGGACTTTTCTAAGAATCTCTTCGGTTTCTTTTGCCCTCTCATCGAGAGCGCTCATGTCTATCTCTAAATTGAGAACCTGCGCAACGACGCTTAGGACTGCTTTGGCAGCTTTCGCATCCACTATGTAACCAAGGCTTTCTCCAAGGAAGCATGCCCCTCTCATTCCCCTGAGCTTTCCTATGCCCAAGAGCAAACCTGCTGCTCCAACTATTGCTCCTCCTTCGTCTTCCCTAAACACAACAGGTAGGTGTTTGTATTTCTCCTTTGTTTCCAAATCGGTGAAAGAGGCTAAAACCCTTGGCTCCCCTTCAAGCTCTGGAACCTGGTAACCGCCCATGGTGATTATCTCCCTCGTTCCAAACTGCTCTACAAAGTCGAGCATCTTTCCAACAACTTCAAAGTGTCCATAGCTGTCGGTTGGAGGTACTTGAGTGTCTCCGGTGATTATTATCAAATCTCTGTGCTCATCATCGGGACTCTTCCAGTAATAGAACTCATTTCTCATCAAATCCACTGTCGAATCTTTTTTCACTATGACTTGGTGCATGAAGTGAGGAGAGTAAAGCTCAGCGAATTTCTTTGCCTTAAGTTCTTGAATTAAATGTTCTGCAGCCAGCTTACCAACTAAACCAATTCCCGGGAGACCTTCAATAAAGACCGGGTCGTATATGTCGGGCTTTTCATAAACAACTATCATCGTTTCCTTCATTTTTTCACCCCGATACCAAGTAGTTCCCTCTTAAGTCTCCTCCTATATTCTCCATATGGATCCTCCGGGGAAAACTTAGGAGGATGAGCTGATTTAGTTTTTTCTCCACAAACCGGGCAAATATCCTTTAGTGTGTATCTGCCACATTTTGGACATTTTTTAATTCTGAACCTCATGCCTCTCTCCTCTTTATCTTCCTTATCTTCTTTTCCTTCCTTATGAGAGAGGCCTCCCCACCAGCTTGTTTTATGACCTGAAGTATCTCCGAGGCTATCTTCTCTAGCACTTCTTCGGCTTTATAGTAGTCCGGAGCGGTGATATCTATCCTGTACCTCGGTGCACCGAGATAACTAAACTTAACCTCTATTCCCTGCTCTTCATTCGCCCTGTCTCTGGCTCTTATAAGGGCTTCTTTTATGATTTCAATACCGTTAGGAGTCGGCACACTTATTTCAAACTCCGCATCTATTGTGACGGTTGGAATTTCAACATAGTTCTTAATTATCTCATCGAGAACCGGCAACCATTCTTCTGGGATGAGGTCTTTAAGAACTTCAATTCCGTTCTGGGCGGCATCTTCAAAAGCGGCATAAACCTCCCCATACTCTAATTCAAGGGGCACCCAAACTTCCTTCCATGCTGTTTCGAAGTCCTTACCGAGTTTTTCAGCCGCCATCTTTAAGAGGTTCTCCGCTTTTTGGGCCCTCTTGAACTCCTGAAGCTTCGCTTTCCTCTCTTGCTGCTTGACTCTCTTAAGGCTCAGGTCTATGTGGCCCTTGCTCGGGTCAACACGTATTACCTTTGCAACTATCTTCTGGCCTTCTTTGAGGTAGTCCCTAATATTTCTCACAAAAGTTGGAGCAACTTCGCTTATGTGCATAAAACCTTCTTTTCCAGGATACTCGTCAAGGGTCAAGAATGCACCATAATTGTGGATGCTCTTAACAGTGGCCACAACAAACTCTCCTTCTTCCGGAAATTCTCTAGCTCTCCTCGGCATTTTCACCATCTCCCAAAAATTTTACCTAATAAAGGTTGGTTGTATGAGGTTTTTAAGGTTTTGGAGAAAAATAAGAAAGATCACTCAAGAACTTCTAGAATCTTCGCCTTTATGACTCCCTTTCCACCGGCTGGTTCAACAAGAGTTGAACCGCAAACCAAACAGCGTACTTTTGTAGCCGGGTGGCTGAAAACGATTTGCTCGTTTCCACAGTCAATGCACTTAACCTTGAGGAATCTTGACCTTGGCATTGGGATTAATTTCTCAGGTATTGCCATTTTTTCTCACCTCACACGAGTTCGAACTTCTTTACTCTAAATCCTTCGCCTCTTGTGTGTGCCTTTCCGCACTCTGTGCACACAAACCTAAGGTCAAGCTTCTTCACTGGCTTTTCTCTTCCAGCCGGGTTTGGCCTTGGGAAACCTTTGTAACCCTTGAGGATTCTTCTGAATCTTCTCTGACCTGCACTAAGCTCACTTCTTGGCCTCTTCTTCACTTTTTCTACCTTGTGAACTGTGTGCTTCTTACAAAACGGGCAGTATGTCCTCATCTGCTTTGGATATTTCATTTTTCCACCTCCCGAACACGCCCGGTAGGTTCCTTTACGGACACCCCCGAGCATGAACCCATGACAGTTCGAGAACCCCTAATATAAAACCCTTTAAAACATTTTTGGAAGCTCAGAAAAATTTTTAAATACAAAATGTTACTAAAAATCAGGGGTGGGAGCAATGATGCTGGAAGAGTTTCTCTATGAAATTAAGGAAGTAGAAGAAAGAGAGCTGGAAGCCTACAAAAAACTTCTTAAAAAACTGAAAGACCCAGAATACGCAGACTTAAGAAACTTTCTTCTAAGATTAACCATAGATGAAGTGCTGCACAAACACATCTCCGAAGCCCTTGAAAAAGCTTACCAAGAAGTTAAAGAGCTTATAAAGGAATATACACCTGAAGAAGAAACAGAATTGGGAACAGCCGTCCTCTTCCCGGGAATACCAACTATAATTCTTCCAACGGAAGTGAACGCCATTGGGACAAGAATTCCCTCAGATGAACTTTTAGAGGAATATTTCGGAGAATTCCCCGGAGAACCTGTAGTACCAGCGGAGCTCATGGAAGAGATTAGAGAGAAACTAAAGAATTACATAGAGAAGGAAGAGACACTCATAGAGAAGTACGAAAAACTTTCGGAGAAAGCCAAACACCCAGTGCTAAGGGGAATCGCAAAGGACATCAAAAACAATGAGGAACAGCACAAAAAGATGCTTGAAAAGCTCCTGGAGCACTACAAAAGCTGAAGGATTAATGGAATTAAGAAAGGCGCTATAGCAGTTAAAATGAACCCATGAACAAACGCCAGAAGGGTTATCTCCGTTCCCCCAAATTTTACCATCAGGGGAAGAGTCGTATCCATTGTTGTTGCGCCTCCCATGACTATTGCCTTCTCTTTTGGAATCCTCTTTATTGCCAAGGGATAGAAAATAATCGTTAGAATCTCCCTCGTTAAGTTTGCCAGAAATCCAATTATCCCATATACTGGGGAATAATTCGCCAAAAGAGGGCCGGTTAGAGAGTACCACCCGAAACCTGCGGAGATGGCTAATCCCCATTTTGGAGAAACTTTTAAAAGAAAGGAAGCTAACAAACCGCCCATTAATGAACCTACAACGGTTGATGTCGGTAGTAAAATAGCCATTTTGCCGAGCCTTTTAAGTTCTTCCCTCAATCCCCTGCTCTTTCCGATATCGATGCCTATTATGAATATTAAGAGATATAGCATAAGCTCATAGAGGTTGCCAAATTCTAAGCTCGTGTACTTCCCAACAAGCATGCCAAGGAGGAGAGATGAGATTACCAGATAAAGAACGCTCACTCCCTCACCCCCAGCAGAGCTATGAGAAGGCTTCCGAGTATTGTGAACGAGGCAAACACAAGTGAAGAAATAAGGAGCTTGGGGGCGTCTATCTCCACTCTGCCCGCTTCAACTCCCATGAAAAAGATCAAAAGCAGTAGGGCAACGCTCATTGGCCTGTCCATGCTGAACTTTATTCTATCCCTTAGCAGATAACCCACAAAGATACCCAGTATAAGAGGTATGAAGATGTTCATGTCTTAACCTAAAGTACATAAATATTAATAAAATTACCGGACGCATTCGAGGGCTTTTTCGTAATCCTCTTTGCTCAATCTCCAGCCCATTGCACCGAAGTTTTCTTTGATGTGTTCTTTGTTTGTAGCTTTCGGAATCGCAACGACGTTTTCCTTCCAGATTAGCCAGTTCAGCGCAACCTGAGCCGCTGTTTTGCCGTACCTTTTCCCTATCTCTGCCAGACAGCTGTTTCTTGCTAGGCTTCCCTTCTCTAGTGGAGTGTATGCCATCAACGTGATGCCTTCTTTTCTCATGTACTCCAGCAAGCCGCTTTCCTCTGGTCTGCGGTCTTTTAGGGAGTATTTCACCTGGTTTACCACGATTTCATGCTTTCTCATAACTTCCTGGCTCCTCTTGAGAAGTTCAAGGTCGAAGTTGCTGACTCCTATATACCTGATTAACCCCTCATCAACGAGCTCCTCGAGGGCATGGAGGGTTTCTTCTATTTTCCTAAAGTCCTCAGTAGGCCAGTGAAGAAGGTAAAGGTCTATGTAGGTCCCCAACCTCTTTGCGCTTGCCCTTGCCGCTTTTTTGGCACTCTCGTATCCAAAATGTGTGGGCCAGATTTTGCTCACTATGAAGATGTCCTCCCTCTCAAATCCTTCTATGGCTTTTCCAACGAGCTCCTCGCTGTGCCCGGAGGCGTAGAATTCCGCCGTGTCTATGAGGTTTATCCCAAGCTCAAGCCCGTATCTGAGGGCTTCTATGTGTTCCTTATCCTTTGAGTAATCCGGAGTCTCCCAGCCTCCCACTCCCCAAGTTCCCATTCCAATAGCCGTAACCTTGTCATCTCCGATTCTTTTTAGGTCATTAAACGGCTTAACCCGTTTCATCTTTCCACGCCTCCAGCAGGAGTCCAATTTCGTTATATACCTCAATGCTCCTAAAACCCTTTTTCTTCAATACTTCAATGATATCCCCAACAATTTTTCTCTGCACGTTCATCGCTATCGCCTGGCAAAAATGGCACTCTGGAGTAGTTTTGGCAAACAAAAGCCACACCATGACTTTTTCGTTCTCCACAGTTAAACCGTACAGCAGCCCTTCGTCCACAATGTTAAGCTCCGTTTCAGGGTCTTTAACATTCCTGAGTTCCTTAACAACTTCCTCAACTTCAGGGGGGAGATCCTTTATTTTTCCGGGTTTTTGTTTTTCTTTGAGGAAATCCAGAAATCCCATTATCCTCACTTCTTCTCAAATTTTGCCAGAAGGTTGTTTTTCATGTCATATATGTAAACCCTCGAAAACTTCACAAGGGCAAAACGCTCCATTATGTCCCCTATTATCTTGGAATGGGCTATTGCAGCGCCTCCGATCATATTGTAGTAGGAATTGCTCTCCACAGCCAGCCACAGCTTAAGAGTGTCATCGCCAACTTCAAGCCCTGCCAGAAGCCCAGCGTCGAGTATATTCATAGTGCTTATTGGGTCAATAACCGTGCTCAACTCCTCAAGAACTTCCCTATATTCCGGAGGGTACTCCCTATCATTTCTATAAACTTTCATTTTTCCTCACCGCTTAAGAATTGGAGGGAATACATAAAAACATTTTTGGACAAATTTGGTTAGACCTTCCTTACCTCAACCCACGTGGAGTGAAATGCGGAAGCGTTTCCATAACCTTCAACGGTCTCATCCGTTGTGAGGAAGTTTACATTCCAGCCGAGCAGTCTAACCCAGAAGGCCTTGTAAAGAACCACGACACCTTCAGGAACATCTTTGCTAATCTTTGCCACCGTTCTTATTTTTCCGTGTTCGTTGAATACCTCCACTTCATCGTTTTCCTTAATCCCCCTTGCCTCAGCATCCCTGGGGTTGATGTACAGGCAGGGGTCGATTATGTTGTATGTGTTGTGGTACTGGCTTGTTATCGTTAGCTTCCAAGTTGGACTCAGAAGCTGGAGTCCTTTTCTTTTCAGGGGCTTGTACTCAGGGAAAGGCGAAAGGCCCCTTTCAAGGGCTCTCTGGGAGTGGAACTCTATTTTCCCACTTGGGGTGTCATATTTTCTCTCTTTTGCTTCAACTTTTACAAAACCTTTCTTTTTAAGCTCATCCAAGCTTAAACCGTTTATCTCCAGGACCTTCTTTATCACTTCCTCATCGCTCTCGTAAAGGTAGGGATTCTTTATGTCAAGGGCTTTAGCCAGCATTCTGGTCACTTCACTGTTGCTCTTCCCATAGAGCCTCGTCACTGGCTCGTTTAAGGCAACGTAGCGGTGGTAGTATGAATCGGCAATGTCGAGCCTCTCAAAGAATGTATTCGCAGGTAAGACCACATGAGAGTAAAGGGCGGTGTCGGTTAAAAAGATGTCATGAGTCACGACAAATACGTCATTTTCCATTATGGCCTTTCTTAATCTGCTTTGATTTGGAAGCGAAGCCAACGGGTTGGAGTTGTATATGTAGAGAAACTTTATTTCTCCCCGCTCTATATATTCGGCAAGCTTCACCTGGGGTATACTCTTGGCAGGCTTTGTCCTTAAAAAAGCTCCCTCTGCATAGCTTTTGTCGATTGTTTTCATATCGTAGATAAAGCCAAACTTATGTCCCACAAGGGCTGGGAGAACAGAGATAGCCCTCACGGCTTCTCCACCATTGAGGGAGCGCTGAAAACCATACCCGATATGGATGACTCCTTTCTTCTCGGAATACTCAAAGGCAAACTCCTCTATTCTATCCTTCTCAATTCCAGTTTCCTCGCTTACGAAATCAAGGTTTATCTTTTTGAGGGATTCCATAAACTCTTCAAACCCGTATACGTTTTCTCTGACGAAGTCCTTATCGTAGAGTTCGTTTTCCACGATTATCTTTGCAATCCCCAGGGCAAAAAGAGCATCCGTGTTTGGTCTTATCTGGAAAAACTTTTCGCTCCTTTTTGCGGTCTCTGTTTTAACAACATCAACAACCCATTTTTCAAGGCTGTACTTTTTCGCAAGCATGAATCCATGGAGATTAGTCCAGAATGCGTTTATCCCCCAGTACACGATAAGCTTTTGGTTCTTGAGCTCCTCCGGATCCATTCCCACGGCAGTCCCATAGACGTCCCTCAAAGCCTCCTGACCAGCCCTGTCGCATATTCCATAATCAAGCATTGCAGTGTTGAGGTAATGGAAAAGCCTCAGCGGAAAAGCGTAGTTAACAACCCCTCTATCGCCAGCATAGTTGTAAACAAGGACGCTCTCGCTTCCGTATTCATCTATGGTTTCCTTCAGTTTATCCGCAACGGCTTTGATAGCCTCTTCCCACTCAGCTTCCCTGAATTCATCCTTTAGTGTTTCTCTCATTAACGGCTTTTTTAACCGCTCTTCGCTGTGGAACCACTTCGGAAGAAGAGCTCCCTTTGGACATAAAAAGCCCCTCGTTACTGGGTGCTCAGGATTCCCTCTAACGAATAGCTTTCCCTCTCTGAGCTCGCTTATGATTGCGCAGGTGTCGTAGCAGTCTCTCATGCAAACGCTGAACATGGAAAACACCTAATGGGAAATGCTCACCCTTCTAGCCGCTTCTCTCTGAACTAGAACATGCCCAAGGGTTCTCGGAAGAGTAACTAGATCTCCTGCCTTGAAGGGTCCATATTCCCTCAAGCGTTCGTCCATGACCTTTGGAATATCTTCGAGAATAAGATAAGCTTCCCAAATCTGCTTCCCGCTCTCGGGAATTTTTTCTTCAACTTCTTCCTCAACAACTTCAAATTCTTCTTCCATAGGTATCTGCTCTCTGTTTACAAACGCTAGAAGCAGAGAGAAGATTTTCCTCTCTTCACCTGCAAGATTGTGGGGCCTTCCCTCAAAGACCATGTCAACTATTTTATGGAGCCTCACACGGAGTATTTCTTTGATAAGCTTTTCCGCAACATTCATCTCTGCAAGGTATAGCTTTTCTTCGAGTTCTTCCCCCCTCTCCTTGGAAGACTCTGCCCTAAGCTTTAATGCCTTTACAAGGCTGTCAAACTCTTTGTAAAATTCATCGTCTAGGGAAATCAGTTCGTTTGAAGATAGCTCCATTTCCAGAAGTTCCCTGAGCTTTGCAAGATCCAATTTAACCACCTAAAAAAATAGTATGAGGAGGTCACTCCTCAACTCTCGGAGCAAGTAAGAACGTAAGCCTTCCTTCGTCTCTGATTGGATAGTCCATCTGGAGGGGCATTTCGTTTCCGAATCTGAGAACGACTTCGTCGGCTTTTCCAATTCCCTTGACCATATCTGCGAGGTAGCTGACACCATAGGCGCTCTTAGTTTCTTCCTCAACTTCAAGGTCGAGCAGGCCTTCGTCTTCCAGTGTGAGCTTTATCTCAACTTCTTGAGTCTCGCCCTCTGCCCTCATAATGAACTCATTTGGCTTGGCAATGAACTTTATGGAGTCGCTAACAAGGGAAGCATCTTTAACTGCCTCTTTTAGGACCTCACCTAGAACAACAGCTTTTACAGTGAATGGAAGCTCAGGAAGCTCGAGCTCGAGCTCTTCAACTTCAATGAGGGGAAGTCTGAATGTCCTTTTTGCGGTTCCTTCGAGTGTTACCTCAAGGAAGTTCTCCTCACCTTTCTTGAGAATGAGTATATCTTTGCTCTTTCCTCTCTTGAGAATTTTCTTGAAGTGATCCATATTAATGCCAATTGTTTCCTCTGCCTCGACCTCATATTTGGTAAAGATTCCAGCTGGGAGGTTAAGGTCAATTAAAACAACTCTGCTTGGATCCATAGCTCTCATTGATATGCCTTCTTCTGTAACTTTAAAGGCAGCTTCATCAATTAAATTGCTTGCCGTGTCTATCAAGCTTGCAAAATCCTTTGCCCCATCAAAAACTACCTCGAATGGCATGTTTATCCCTCCATATCGTTGAGAATTTTAGCCATCAACCTTATTCTTTCTTTACCTCTCCATAAATAAGTTTTTCCATTGTTCACATCGGGTATCCTTCTATATGCTTCATCCAACTCCTTTAAAGCTTTTTCTACAAGACGTTTAAGCACCTCTAGTTCAAGCTTCTCCATTTGTTTCACCGCTACTCGTAGCTCCTCCATGTGTGGCCACACTTTGTACAGCGGTAGAAGATCGTTGAAGGTTCATCTCCCGCCCTTGTTTGCATTTCCCACCAGTAGGCTTCATCGTTACCGCACTTCGGACAGGTTATTTTTACCTTTGGAAGTGTAGCTACGTCCTGCTCAATAACAGGTATGTCCTCCCTTTCGTGTTTAACTTTTTGCGTTATCCTGTATCTGCTAGCAGCTTCTGGATCAAGTGGCTCCTCATACCCGCACTTCCTGCACACAAAAACTCCCTTTTTCTTATCCGGTAACATTATGCTCCCACACTTTGGACAGAA from Thermococcus bergensis includes these protein-coding regions:
- a CDS encoding DNA replication complex subunit Gins51, which codes for MDLAKLRELLEMELSSNELISLDDEFYKEFDSLVKALKLRAESSKERGEELEEKLYLAEMNVAEKLIKEILRVRLHKIVDMVFEGRPHNLAGEERKIFSLLLAFVNREQIPMEEEFEVVEEEVEEKIPESGKQIWEAYLILEDIPKVMDERLREYGPFKAGDLVTLPRTLGHVLVQREAARRVSISH
- a CDS encoding LysO family transporter, which gives rise to MNIFIPLILGIFVGYLLRDRIKFSMDRPMSVALLLLIFFMGVEAGRVEIDAPKLLISSLVFASFTILGSLLIALLGVRE
- a CDS encoding iron-sulfur cluster assembly protein codes for the protein MGFLDFLKEKQKPGKIKDLPPEVEEVVKELRNVKDPETELNIVDEGLLYGLTVENEKVMVWLLFAKTTPECHFCQAIAMNVQRKIVGDIIEVLKKKGFRSIEVYNEIGLLLEAWKDETG
- a CDS encoding DNA polymerase sliding clamp — its product is MPFEVVFDGAKDFASLIDTASNLIDEAAFKVTEEGISMRAMDPSRVVLIDLNLPAGIFTKYEVEAEETIGINMDHFKKILKRGKSKDILILKKGEENFLEVTLEGTAKRTFRLPLIEVEELELELPELPFTVKAVVLGEVLKEAVKDASLVSDSIKFIAKPNEFIMRAEGETQEVEIKLTLEDEGLLDLEVEEETKSAYGVSYLADMVKGIGKADEVVLRFGNEMPLQMDYPIRDEGRLTFLLAPRVEE
- a CDS encoding lysine exporter LysO family protein, whose protein sequence is MSVLYLVISSLLLGMLVGKYTSLEFGNLYELMLYLLIFIIGIDIGKSRGLREELKRLGKMAILLPTSTVVGSLMGGLLASFLLKVSPKWGLAISAGFGWYSLTGPLLANYSPVYGIIGFLANLTREILTIIFYPLAIKRIPKEKAIVMGGATTMDTTLPLMVKFGGTEITLLAFVHGFILTAIAPFLIPLILQLL
- a CDS encoding aldo/keto reductase, with amino-acid sequence MKRVKPFNDLKRIGDDKVTAIGMGTWGVGGWETPDYSKDKEHIEALRYGLELGINLIDTAEFYASGHSEELVGKAIEGFEREDIFIVSKIWPTHFGYESAKKAARASAKRLGTYIDLYLLHWPTEDFRKIEETLHALEELVDEGLIRYIGVSNFDLELLKRSQEVMRKHEIVVNQVKYSLKDRRPEESGLLEYMRKEGITLMAYTPLEKGSLARNSCLAEIGKRYGKTAAQVALNWLIWKENVVAIPKATNKEHIKENFGAMGWRLSKEDYEKALECVR
- a CDS encoding transcription factor S, with product MKFCPKCGSIMLPDKKKGVFVCRKCGYEEPLDPEAASRYRITQKVKHEREDIPVIEQDVATLPKVKITCPKCGNDEAYWWEMQTRAGDEPSTIFYRCTKCGHTWRSYE
- a CDS encoding molybdopterin-dependent oxidoreductase encodes the protein MFSVCMRDCYDTCAIISELREGKLFVRGNPEHPVTRGFLCPKGALLPKWFHSEERLKKPLMRETLKDEFREAEWEEAIKAVADKLKETIDEYGSESVLVYNYAGDRGVVNYAFPLRLFHYLNTAMLDYGICDRAGQEALRDVYGTAVGMDPEELKNQKLIVYWGINAFWTNLHGFMLAKKYSLEKWVVDVVKTETAKRSEKFFQIRPNTDALFALGIAKIIVENELYDKDFVRENVYGFEEFMESLKKINLDFVSEETGIEKDRIEEFAFEYSEKKGVIHIGYGFQRSLNGGEAVRAISVLPALVGHKFGFIYDMKTIDKSYAEGAFLRTKPAKSIPQVKLAEYIERGEIKFLYIYNSNPLASLPNQSRLRKAIMENDVFVVTHDIFLTDTALYSHVVLPANTFFERLDIADSYYHRYVALNEPVTRLYGKSNSEVTRMLAKALDIKNPYLYESDEEVIKKVLEINGLSLDELKKKGFVKVEAKERKYDTPSGKIEFHSQRALERGLSPFPEYKPLKRKGLQLLSPTWKLTITSQYHNTYNIIDPCLYINPRDAEARGIKENDEVEVFNEHGKIRTVAKISKDVPEGVVVLYKAFWVRLLGWNVNFLTTDETVEGYGNASAFHSTWVEVRKV